The proteins below come from a single Myripristis murdjan chromosome 10, fMyrMur1.1, whole genome shotgun sequence genomic window:
- the LOC115366289 gene encoding N-acetyllactosaminide beta-1,3-N-acetylglucosaminyltransferase 2, with protein MARCYCHWRRLLICLCTPCILLVLMFIYVTVMVSLNMTAAAGGETSVWVTKTDRVHFIASGTYTIEGLAPLPKTFWDPHPHSGALWNHLQLVIDRHYNPILSPKNTERGTINTSHESLLQQSFSTAHYWENMTEFAKLPQQMQNFASNMHKRDYPILIQPNVTCGAGAEEEEEPPLLLLAIKTTEENYENRQAIRESWGQVGWVAGRRQDSGGGRGESVGKKSGGYVRRVFLLGRTNHKEQGAYTELLQQESQRYGDILQWDFTDSFFNLTLKDVLFWGWFSHHCDRTHFIFKGDDDIFVNIPAMIDYLQDQLQKPKAHKAMRDFMVGDVIGAAQPIREYKSKYFVPASFYKGFYPAYAGGGGVVYSGLLTKRLNIISKSIHLFPIDDVYVGMCMIRLKAYPIHNPAFLTFDFPGKEESKPCAYHTILLVHKRIPSQIVTLWARLKDTKTQCLNVTLRNKTNKHKNRNIAPKKS; from the coding sequence ATGGCACGGTGCTACTGTCACTGGCGGAGGTTGCTGATTTGCCTGTGCACCCCATGCATCCTCCTCGTCCTGATGTTCATCTACGTCACTGTGATGGTGTCTTTAAACAtgacagctgcagcaggaggggAGACTTCAGTTTGGGTGACCAAGACTGACAGAGTCCACTTTATTGCCTCAGGAACGTACACAATCGAAGGCTTAGCCCCACTGCCTAAAACCTTCTGGGACCCCCACCCACACAGTGGTGCCCTCTGGAACCATCTCCAGCTGGTCATCGACCGCCATTACAACCCCATCCTGAGCCCCAAGAACACTGAGAGAGGAACAATTAACACCTCTCACGAGTCTCTGCTGCAGCAAAGTTTCTCAACAGCTCATTATTGGGAAAACATGACAGAATTTGCAAAACTACCACAGCAAATGCAGAATTTTGCAAGCAACATGCACAAGAGGGATTACCCCATCCTCATCCAGCCAAATGTGACATGTGGAGCaggggcagaggaagaggaggagcccCCACTGCTCCTCCTTGCCATCAAGACAACAGAGGAGAACTATGAGAATCGTCAGGCCATCCGTGAGTCCTGGGGTCAGGTGGGCTGGGTGGCAGGACGGAGACAagacagtggaggaggaagaggagaaagtgtGGGAAAAAAGAGTGGAGGCTATGTCCGCAGGGTGTTCCTGCTAGGAAGAACTAACCACAAGGAGCAGGGAGCGTACACTGAGTTACTGCAGCAGGAGAGTCAACGTTATGGAGACATTCTCCAGTGGGACTTCACTGACTCCTTCTTCAACCTCACCTTGAAAGATGTGCTCTTCTGGGGCTGGTTCTCACATCATTGTGACCGGACCCACTTCATCTTTAAGGGAGATGACGACATCTTCGTCAACATCCCTGCCATGATAGATTATCTCCAGGATCAACTACAGAAGCCAAAAGCACACAAAGCCATGAGAGATTTTATGGTAGGAGATGTCATTGGTGCAGCCCAACCTATCAGAGAATACAAATCCAAGTACTTTGTGCCAGCAAGCTTCTACAAGGGCTTTTATCCTGCTTATGCTGGCGGGGGAGGGGTGGTGTATTCAGGCCTGTTGACCAAACGTCTCAACATAATATCTAAAAGCATTCACCTGTTCCCCATTGACGACGTTTACGTGGGGATGTGTATGATTAGGTTGAAGGCCTACCCCATCCATAACCCTGCCTTTCTGACATTTGACTTCCCCGGTAAAGAGGAAAGTAAGCCATGTGCCTACCACACAATCTTACTGGTCCACAAACGAATCCCCTCCCAGATTGTTACGCTGTGGGCGAGGCTAAAAGACACAAAGACTCAGTGTTTGAATGTAACTCTGAGgaacaaaaccaacaaacacaagAATAGGAATATCGCACCAAAAAAATCATGA